The following are encoded together in the Roseovarius sp. EL26 genome:
- a CDS encoding endonuclease/exonuclease/phosphatase family protein, with protein MPFYHDLKKYDPDPIYPNKAEWIANRLLTLRYDIAQTITKDRRPNSLIIGSWNIRAFDGGMPRLDESFHYIAEIVSAFDICAIQELRDDLVPLKRLLGLLGSNWDYFVTDVGNHEGANYERMGFIYNKNKVFFRNVIGEIVIPSGALSDGSQIARTPFFAAFQSGWFRFTLCSSHIIYGDNLGMRAQEIKAITKALLKRAKKEDQVFIFLGDMNIESRDDEVWQALADSGMQVPRFEATNMKGDKFYDQIAYTDKGASTRKTRLLRHGLFDWRNAVYGPTQGRDPAAPDDPEFVTRITDAEHLAHYEPINAAMRSAYGKSPYADFASQYANNFMTFEMSDHLPIWVELEVDYSDAYLTRFLSDMG; from the coding sequence ATGCCCTTTTACCATGACCTGAAGAAATATGACCCCGACCCGATCTATCCAAACAAAGCTGAATGGATTGCCAACCGCCTTCTGACTCTGCGGTACGATATCGCACAAACCATCACCAAGGACCGGCGCCCCAATTCACTTATCATTGGTTCTTGGAACATTCGTGCGTTTGATGGCGGCATGCCTCGGTTAGACGAGAGTTTCCACTATATCGCCGAAATCGTCTCGGCCTTCGATATCTGTGCGATCCAGGAACTTCGCGATGACCTCGTGCCGCTTAAACGACTCTTGGGGCTTCTGGGGTCAAATTGGGATTACTTCGTTACCGATGTTGGCAATCACGAAGGCGCAAATTATGAGCGTATGGGATTCATCTACAACAAAAACAAAGTATTCTTCCGCAATGTGATCGGCGAGATTGTGATACCCTCTGGTGCGTTAAGCGACGGCAGTCAGATCGCACGCACACCGTTCTTCGCTGCTTTCCAATCCGGTTGGTTCCGCTTTACACTATGTTCAAGCCATATCATCTATGGCGATAATCTCGGCATGCGCGCACAAGAGATCAAAGCCATCACAAAGGCGCTCTTGAAACGTGCCAAGAAGGAAGACCAAGTCTTCATTTTCCTCGGTGACATGAACATTGAAAGCCGCGATGATGAAGTCTGGCAGGCGCTCGCCGACAGTGGCATGCAGGTCCCACGTTTCGAAGCCACCAACATGAAAGGCGATAAGTTCTACGATCAAATCGCATATACTGACAAAGGTGCCTCTACCCGTAAAACCCGCCTCTTACGTCACGGGTTATTCGACTGGCGAAATGCGGTTTACGGGCCCACACAGGGTCGCGACCCTGCTGCACCCGATGACCCGGAATTTGTCACCCGAATAACGGATGCCGAACACCTTGCGCACTATGAACCTATCAATGCCGCAATGCGCTCTGCTTATGGCAAATCCCCTTACGCCGACTTCGCGTCTCAATACGCCAACAACTTTATGACGTTCGAGATGTCAGACCACCTGCCGATCTGGGTCGAGCTTGAGGTCGACTATTCCGATGCCTATCTCACTCGTTTTCTCTCTGACATGGGATGA